GAAGATGAAACACTTTATGATTTAGCTGATTTATTTAAAATATTTGGAGATTCAACAAGGATAAAAATACTATGTGGCTTATTTCAAGCTGAAATGTGTGTTTGCGATATAGCTGCACTACTTGGAATGACTCAATCAGCTATTTCACATCAATTAAGAGTTTTGAAACAATCAAGGCTTGTAAAGTACAGAAAAGAAGGAAAAATTGTTTATTATTCTTTAGAAGATGAACATGTTAAAAGAATCTTTGATCAAGGGCTAATTCATATATCTGAGAAAAAATAAATCAACATTATGGGGAGGGCAAACAAATGAGCAAAGAATTTAAAAATCTTAGTAATGGGGATTTAAAATTAAAACCTAAGGGCAATATT
The DNA window shown above is from Clostridium beijerinckii and carries:
- a CDS encoding transcriptional regulator — translated: MENNNITNIDSCNCTIIHEDVINKVKSSIPEDETLYDLADLFKIFGDSTRIKILCGLFQAEMCVCDIAALLGMTQSAISHQLRVLKQSRLVKYRKEGKIVYYSLEDEHVKRIFDQGLIHISEKK